From Arachis stenosperma cultivar V10309 chromosome 2, arast.V10309.gnm1.PFL2, whole genome shotgun sequence, one genomic window encodes:
- the LOC130961849 gene encoding hydroxyisourate hydrolase-like yields MMKLEPYLSLMSINIALKLTLLLLLFLNFVAVRLVLSADEYSRHDFPTDFVFGSGTSAYQWEGAVSEDGRTPSIWDTYAHAGFAHGDTGDIACDGYHKYEEDVKLMVETGLDAYRLSISWSRLIPNGRGPINPKGLQFYNNLINELISNGIQPHVTLHNFDLPQALEDEYGGWVSPKIIRDFTNYADVCFREFGDRVLYWNTVNEPNVFTIGGYDQGITPPTRCSPPFCQKYNSSRGDSTTEPYLAVHHILLSHSSAVRLYRRKYKDKQHGFIGIAVYSSGLIPANDTDEDRAATQRARDFFIGWILEPLVHGDYPISMKTNAGARIPTFSDRESAQLKGSCDFIGMIFYNNLNVTDNSVALKRNLRDYGTDMAAQLIFAQALFSNEEYPVTPWTLREELNIMKTLYGNLPIFIYENGQRTQRNSSLQDVTRVEYLHGYIGAVLDSIRDGSNIKGYFAWSFMDVFELLDGYNASFGLYYVDRDDPKLKRYPKLSAEWYGNFLKGGKTSVVGAIELEKDPSSVSIGHLFQ; encoded by the exons ATGATGAAACTAGAACCATATTTGAGTTTGATGAGCATTAATATTGCTTTGAAGCTCACTCTTTTGCTATTATTATTTCTGAACTTTGTGGCTGTGAGGTTAGTTCTTAGTGCTGATGAGTATAGCAGACATGATTTCCCAACTGATTTTGTCTTTGGTTCAGGCACTTCTGCTTATCAG tgggAAGGAGCTGTTAGTGAAGATGGAAGAACTCCTAGCATTTGGGATACTTATGCACATGCTG GGTTTGCGCATGGAGATACTGGAGATATAGCCTGTGATGGCTACCACAAATACGAG GAAGATGTGAAACTCATGGTGGAAACAGGCCTTGATGCCTATAGGTTATCCATTTCTTGGTCAAGATTGATTCCAA ATGGTAGAGGACCCATCAATCCCAAGGGATTGCAATTCTATAACAATCTCATCAATGAACTCATTAGCAACG GAATCCAACCACATGTAACACTGCACAATTTTGATCTTCCACAGGCACTCGAAGATGAATACGGGGGATGGGTTAGTCCCAAAATCAT AAGAGACTTCACAAATTATGCAGACGTGTGTTTCAGAGAGTTCGGTGACAGAGTCTTATATTGGAATACCGTGAACGAGCCGAACGTGTTCACCATAGGTGGTTATGATCAAGGAATAACCCCGCCTACACGATGTTCGCCCCCATTTTGCCAGAAATATAACAGCAGTAGGGGTGACTCCACAACTGAGCCTTACTTGGCAGTTCATCATATTTTACTATCACATTCTTCAGCAGTAAGATTGTATAGAAGAAAGTACAAG GACAAGCAACATGGGTTTATTGGCATTGCTGTCTATTCATCCggtttaattcctgcaaatgATACAGATGAAGACCGGGCAGCCACTCAAAGAGCCCGTGATTTTTTTATTGGTTG GATTTTGGAACCCTTGGTGCATGGAGACTATCCCATTTCCATGAAGACTAATGCTGGTGCCAGAATTCCAACCTTCTCGGACCGCGAATCTGCACAGTTGAAGGGTTCATGTGACTTTATAGGCATGATATTTTACAACAACTTGAATGTCACAGACAATTCTGTTGCGCTGAAGAGGAATCTGCGAGACTATGGCACAGACATGGCTGCACAGCTAATCT TTGCACAGGCCTTGTTTTCGAATGAAGAG TACCCTGTCACACCATGGACTTTACGCGAAGAGCTGAATATCATGAAGACCCTTTATGGCAATCTTCCCATATTCATTTATGAAAAtg GTCAACGGACTCAAAGGAATTCATCACTTCAAGATGTGACAAGGGTGGAATACTTGCATGGATATATTGGTGCTGTGCTTGATTCCATAAG AGATGGATCAAACATAAAGGGATACTTTGCATGGTCTTTCATGGATGTATTTGAGTTATTGGATGGGTATAATGCGAGTTTTGGCCTA